TTAGTTTAAACAGTAGAAGTAGCGATACCACAAAGAAAACTAATACAGAAGCGCACTAATGAATTATAGATTTGCCAGTCCCCTTAAGAATCTAGCTGATCAATTTGAAAAATTAATCAGCGGCAGGCTGTGGCTCAAGGTAATGATAGCGCTGTTATTAGGCGTCATTCTGGGTATTATTTTAGGACCGGATATAGGACTTTTTTCAGCAGATAATGTGAAAACTATTACCGCTTGGCTGGCGTTACCCGGGCAAGTGTTTCTAGCAATAATTCAAATGATAGTGGTGCCACTGGTAGTCGCATCAATTGTCCGTGGCTTAACGGCCAATGATAATTTAGCGTCTATAAAGAAAAACGGTTTAATAGCGCTAATTTTTATCGTTATCTCGACCGCCGTTGCTGCCGCTGTCGGAATTATTTTGGCGCTGAACATTCAACCCGGGCAGTTTGTTGATGCCACGTCTTTAGTGGACTCCAGCTCAGCTCAATTAAGTGGTACTGTTGCTCAAGGTTTCCCAGCTATCTCTGAGTTTCCGAACAAAGTCTCCGCACTGATCCCGAAAAATCCACTTGCCTCAATGGCCTCTGGTGAAATGCTGCAGGTCATTTTATTTGCTGCGGTATTAGGTGCCGCCATGCTTTCTATACCCGCGAAGCAATCAAAGCCATTATTTGATTTGTTTGGCGCACTACAAGATGTGAGTTTGCGTATTGTATCTTGGGCCATGCTACTTGCGCCACTAGCGGTGTTTGGTCTCATTACTCGACTTGTTGCTAGTTTAGGTATCGATGTACTGGCCGGCATGGCGGTCTATGTGATGACAGTCCTTTTAGGGCTGCTTACTATTGCAGTGCTGTACTTTATCGTTGCGAAGATTACCCTAACTCAATCATTTCTTGTTTTTTTCGGCAATATAAGAGAGCTACTGCTTTTAGCTTTCTCAACAAGCAGCTCGGCGGCTGTCATGCCTATTACCTTGCAGGTAGTGGAGGATAAGCTGCATATTAAGCCCGAGATTTCCCGACTGTTAGTGCCACTTGGCGCCACTATTAATATGACGGGCACTGCAATGTATCAAGGTGTTGCCACGGTATTTTTGGCTCAAGTGTTCAGCGTTGACTTAAGTTTATCCAGTTATATCTTCGTGGTAACTATGGCCGTTGCCGCCTCAATTGGTTCACCTGCTACTCCTGGGGCAGGTATTATTATATTGAGTATGGTGCTTGAGGGAGTCGGGATCCCGGCGGCAGGTATAGCATTGATCCTAGGAGTAGATCGTATTTTGGATATGTGCCGGACATCTGTAAATGTGCTCGGCGATGTTGTTGCGTGCACCACTGTTCAATACTTTACCCGAAATAGTCAAGAAACGCCCAGTGAAAATACCTCTCCACTAGTAAAGGTTGATTCTTCAGAACCTGAGGGAAGTTAATTGACTCTATTGGTTTACTTCACGTTGCATCCTATACCATGGAGTAGGGCAATATATAGTTCGCTGAATGAGTTAACCAATGCATTAGATGTTGGCGCAAAATCGCTAATAATAGTGAGTGAAAACGGCAATTTAACAATATTCGGAGTCGCTTAAAGATGATAAACATAAACAAAATACTATGTATGATTGAAGCTGATAACCACAGTATAGCGGCATTGCAACAAAGTAAAAAAATAGCCAGCGCTCATCAAGCAGATATCACCTTTGCATCAGTTTTAAAATTTAGTGGTTCGCAAAAAACTTTTTTTCAAAATCAACAAGAATTCAATCTTAAACTTAAACAAGTTACTGATAATAAGCGCATTGAAATACAAAAATGGCTTAGCGAAAATGACTGTAAGGAAAATAATCCTATTGAAATACATAGCGGGATAGGCTTTGTTGAAACAGTTCGCAGCGTCATAAAAAATCAATACGATTTAGTGATTAAGTGCGCAGATGATGTGGATTGGTTAGAACAATTATTTGGTAGTGATGACATGCATTTACTGCGCAAGTGTCCTTGCCCAGTATTAATGTTAAAGCCCAGTCAAAAAGAAACTTTCAAAAATATTTTAGCCACAGTTGATATTAATGATGAATTTGATGACCTTGATGAGTATCGAGTACAAGATAATTTAAATAAGAAAGTATTGGATTACAGCGCGATATTTGCTGCTTCAGAATTAAGTGAATTACATATTGGTGGGGCTTGGGAGGCGTATGGAGAGGACTTTTTACGGCATGGCGCTTTTTCACATTTATCTGACGATAAAGTCGACTTCTATACAGAACAAACTCGTCGGGAATGCACTGAAAATATGGACTTACTCATAGCGAATATGAAAAGTACATTAGGCGATGATAGCGTCAAATATTTGCAACCTAAGGTACATTTAGTAAAAGGTAAACCCGCGAAAGAAATCCCACAAATGGCTAAAAAATACGCTATAGATTTGGTTATTATGGGTACTGTCGCTAGAACGGGAATACCAGGCTTTGTCATAGGAAATACTGCTGAATCAATCTTGCAGCAAGTTAAGTGTTCAATATTGGCGATTAAACCAGATGGTTTTATATCTCCTGTAGAGATGAACTGACAGCTAAAGCCCTTATGATGAGCACTAAATTTTAAGGCTAGATTAATAGCTCAAAATTTTATGAGTCATCTTAGTTGAATAAATTCAAGTCCTAATGAGCCGACGACAGCATTTCATCAACTATGTAGTAATCTCTTTCTAATTCGGCACTGATCAGGTCGACTAAATCAGCATGTTTCTTATGCAGATACAGATAATATTTTACTTTGCTTAATGGCTTGGAACTTACTTCAAACAAAGAGTCACCAAACCTGCTGCCCATGGCAGCTAAGGCAGTAGGGCGATCTAAAACCACGAAGTCAATTCGCTTTTTCTCTAGTAATGAGAAAATATGCTCGATATCATTAACAAACATACTATTTCGAATGGAACTCAAATTTTTTTCAATAAATTTACGGCCAATCTGAGTTGCCACAATACCTTCATTCATTTTGTTAAAATCCGAAAATGAATGAATTATATTATCTGGGTCCCAACTAAAAACACTGATTTCTATTTCAATCACGGCTTGTGGTACGCGTATCAAATCCGGATAGTGCTCACCAATCTCATAGCGACGTATCACATCACCATCTATCTGGGCTGAATTAGCCAACACCAGGCTACGTGCAGCAGGTACGTCAACAAATTTAAATTGAATATCTAGCCCATTTTCAATATTTTTAAGTCTCGACCAGACAAGCCCATCATAGGGAGGTTCTATATAAGGGGCACGAAAAGCGGAGCTAATATAAAGAGTTCGATCTGCTGCAAAAACATCCACACTTATACACACAGCAATGATTGCGCTAATAGTAAAGACGTGTATTTTGATGGTTTTTGCAATGATTGAAAGCATCCGTTTTCAAATATTTTATAAGTTTTAGATTTAAGTATGGCTCAAGTTCACCATTCCTGACCTTATACTTTAGGCTAATAGTGAATCTGCAAAACAGGATTTATGCGGTGTTGCTTTAGTTCAGCCTTCACGTTTGAATGAACTAAAGCCTTCGGTTAAATGCAGACTCTATGCTTAACCTTTTGAACTCTTAAATAATGACGGTTCCTCTACCAGTCCAATATAGAAAGGCTCAAGTTTTTGCAAACTTAGTAGAGGTTCATCTGGGTCGCGTTCGGCCCAGTATTCATTACCAAAGCTCCACCGCTTTAATCCTGCCAAACGGTAGCGCATCGCTTGGATATTCGCCTTCATGTCGGATATTCCAACGGAACTTCCAGCGCCCAGCCACTCAACATTTCGTGCAGCTGAAAAGGGGATAGGATGCAGGACAAACAGTGCTTTACTGGTGTTGCCAGTTAACACAATGCCGTTTGGTTTGAAGGTCATAGCATGACCTCTTTGGGTCGCACCTGAATTGTCCTTTTGGGTCCCTGCTACATACTTGTTCGAAACATAGCAGCCTACATTGGATTTTTGAAGTGAAGTGTCTGCACATAGTATTCCCGCCGCCGGTATACTTGTGTCACTCTGCCAAGCCACAAACATAACGATTTGACCGCTTGGTATAATCACAGGCGTTGCCTTGATACTGGACGCAAATGCCTCGTAGTTCAGAACCATGGGGTCAAAGCTACTGTCATCAGCATTTACATACCAGTTATTAAGATCCCCACTATCTAATGTTGATGGTAAAAGGTCTATACCCTTGTGTGTAATCGTCACCCCAGCTCCGAGCTCGCATTTTCGTAGATGCGGAGTATTAGCCCAGGTAGAGTATATTTTGCGATATTTAGTAGCCAGTTTACCAATAATGTCTTTCATTAGTGTTTTGAGCGTATCAGGAGAGTATTTTCCGCCAGGCTCGCTAAGTTGTTCGTTCAATAACGCTTGAGCACGGGCATGAAGACTCTGGAAAGCATTCGCAATGGGTCCTGGATCAAGATCGAGCGCTTTAATCTTGACACCCTTTACTTCGAGGTGTCTATAGGTGTCTGCAAGCGTCGCTATATCGCTTGCCAGCATACGAAGGGTATAAAGACTAGACGAAAATTCCCCCTTAGGAATAGTGTTAATTTGAATGTCGGCAAGCCACGGGAATATTTGCCCCCAAGGGACAAGCCACGCCCCAACGGCAACGAAATCAGCACTGCTTTGATTCAACTCTTTTGCCTGCGCAACTTCCTCAGCCCTAGCAGTCAATCCTGTTACATTGGTTTGATTTACTACGGTGTCGTAATCTAGCGGATCTACTTCTTGATCTAGTCCAGTTAAATCGTTAGGTTGACTAGCTTCTTCTAGGAATTGGTCTAAAGAGGAAGGCGTTGCGCCATTTTGCTTACATGATTTAACGTACGCATCGTAGGCCTGGGCTTTTGCGAATGCTTTGAGACCTTCCATATCCTTTACTGCATCAATCTTGTCTACGACACCTTTTTGGGCTTTAGGTTTGATTCTCTCAGGTGCGTCTGGCAAAGACGGGATAGGTGCGCTACCAAGATCGCCCACACTAGTTTTACCGATAGTATCGACTTTATTCGTTAAAATGTCGGTTAACTTTGCTTCCCACTTATCGACAAGTTGTTCAACGCATTTACCGTTGCTTATTCGATCGACACGGCCACTATGAATCTGCTCTTCACTTAGTTCGGTGTGACCGTAGCTGCCAGAAACGCCTACAGAGGCACCCACTCCTGCATAGCTAAATTTTCCAGTAGCGCCTGCCTTCCACAAGGATTCAGTTGTGACAGCTTCAAAAGTAAGTTGCACACCACCCCAGCCCCCCCAAACGACACCGGCAACCAGTAATTGCCCCTCAGATTGGAAAAACGATTATTTAGCTTTAAGCCATTCTGCCAACTGTGACGTACCGAGCAAGGCGGCCGGATCATCAGCATTGGAATGGAAAAGTAGTTCATTATAAGCAATCACGACTCGCATCATACGGGCATAGGTCCCTGACCCCGAATCGTCTTCACTAGCGCTCGCATTGGGATCTGGTGCACCTTTTAGTGCTGCGATGAATTCCTCGGGCTTGAGGCTATCAAAGTCAATATACTCTATCCCTGACGTTACAAAGCGTTGCATTTCTATTGACAGTGCATTTGAAGCATCGGAAGCCTCCCTTGATGCAGTGGCAGATAATCCTGCTTCAACCTGTGACACAGCACTGACACCATAACTACCACTAATAGACAGATTTGCCTCGTTCAAATTAGCGTTATGCACGTAGTGGGAATTGCTAGTCACTACATCTTTAGTCTTTTGGATCTTGTTGTTTATGGCAGTAATGCCAGGGTGAATGACCGTTGCGCCTATTTTTCTACTCTGGCCAAAAACAATCGAGCCTATCTCAAGCCCCTCTAAAATATTTGGTTTTTTGGTACCACTCATATTCTTGTTCCTTGTGAAGTTACGTGAGTAGAGGTTAGATTACCTCACTCAAATTTTTGTTCTACTAAGTGACAAACTACGAGCAGACTCCCATAAAATTAAACCCGAACTACTTAGGTGATTAATATTTGAGCACTTTATTGGGGTATTTTTCTATTCTTTTTTTCCTTATTTTAGACGACAGCGGAATGTATTGGCTTATTCGTTTAATAAAGGAGGCGATAACATCAGACAAAATAACTTTTTAGTTGCTTGTAAGTGATAATAGATTTCTTAATCTTCAATCCACCCTCCTTTATAACCAATTAAGTAGAATGAATAATAGTCATGCTTATTTTTGCATAAAAAGATGTGTAAAGCAGAATAGGGCACTTAGACTAATTAAAACTATACAGTCCATTCTTATTCCAAATGTGACAAGCAGTTTTTGCAATTACCTCTTAAAATCAAATAGATAAAAAGCTATATTTGTCCTTACATGGTATTTGACCTGAGAGCTCTTAATCTCCTCTTATTCAATGGGGCGGTAAACGGGTAAAATTTATATTCTCAGCTAAAATTCAGCCTGCAGTATATTTTCAATTTAGTGAAGAATGATCTTCCCTCTACTTATACTCAAAGGACAATGAAATGCCTATTCATGGAAAACAAATACCGATAGACCTCACCGCAACTACCCCTACTGCGCTTACTCCTGAAACACTCAAGGATCAATTAGCTTTGATAGGTCTTACCTGTGCAGAAGCTGAAATTGTGTTATTAACTGGCTATATAAAAGATGTCAAAAAGCAAATACCCAATCCTAAAAATGGATCAGAAGCTTGGGGGATAATGATGCCCGCCAACTCCAAAAATCCCGCTGCCGATGATACCGCTTCGCTAGCTAAATTCGACAGCGTTACAGGCTTGGTGCATTCGAGCACAGGTAATTGGATGCCGGGGCCAACAGCCCTAGGCTATGCGACATACTTGGAGTACTTACAAGTGCTACCTCATTTCGAATGGTTGGCATCTCATCGACCTGCTTGGCAGGGTAAAGGACCGACAACAACCAAGTATAAAGGGACTAACCTTACGCTAGATAGTATAAAGCAGCAGTTCGCTGATGTAGGTTCGGCAGCCTCGGCGACCCTAGCTAATGGTTTGGACCAAAGCGCGACTGAGTCGGCACTAAGTAACGCGATTGCGCCGTATTTGAAAAAAGGTAGTGCTGATTATAACTCTAACAGCAGTAAAACGCTCTTCCTAGTAGATAACTATGACCCGAACACTGGTAATGCAGATGGTATAGGCGTGCTAACCATAGCTTGGAAGATGTTCATCGAAGATTACAAAAATAAGAAGGGGCCTGTTCCTCTAAAACATAATTTCAACTTAGAGATCACCGTGTGGGCAATCGAGTATGATGACATAGCGCCCATGATGGCAGATTGGCAAGCAGCACAGTCTCAGTTTGGGTTGCAGGCAATAGCGTTCACCAGAAATGATGCCCTTGCGGTCATTCCTCCGTTACAAACGTCGGTCAAGATATTTGAGAATCGCCCACCAAATAATATGGAGACATTTAGAAATAGTGTACCGGTTGGAGCGGATACCAATAAGGCTACAGTATTGGTGTTATATGCACCAAATCTACAGAATATTGGTAGCATCGACAATACAACGTCGGCGGCATCGGCGAGTTATTCGAAATCTGTGGCTACCGGGTTCACATTCTCTACAACTCAGAGCTTGAGTGTGACGGCCTCCATTGAAGTCTCGGTCGAGATTGTTAAGGCAAGTGTTTCGGTAGGCTTTAGCTTGTCATTTACTGAGCAGTGGTCAAAGCTCACCACTGAAACCATTGCCGTTAATGCACCAGCAGGCAAAAAAGTATTTATTTACCAAGGTGTAATTCTTGCTTCGGTATTAACCTACGATCCTACTATAGGCAAAGGCACCTTTACCTATAGTCAAGCAGCGAGGGCGTTGTCACCTGTACTTGTCACTAGTGAAAAACCTATCGTTGGCGCAGTCACAATACAGGGTTGAACTCAATTGTAATGTGAACAGAACATTGACGACGTAGGACGAGCCACTAGGGTAATGTTTTGTCAATTTATATATTCTAACATCGCAACAGGTTGTATCTAAGTCAATCAATTACAACTTGTTGCAGCTCGCTCAAAGCTATAACCTAGCAATCTCGTCGGTTTATAACTTTTGCTCGAATATTTTATTATGATGGCTCAAATAATCATCAAATCTATTTTGGAATTTCGGTTCCATTTTGTCGAGACACAACTCAACTCCTGTTTCAATAGCCAGTCCTTTGAGAATAGCTTGATTAAGAGTAGGGGAAAGTTTGGTTAGGTATCGGTGCCCATGTTTTACAAAAGTTAACTTATAACTGTCGAATAGCCTATCTATATGAGCACATAATAATATGCCGTTTGCGCCGTCTAAACGCTGTTCATTAGAGTCGCAAACAGACCAGGGTACGATATGCGAAGCAATGAGTATCTCGCGAACGTCAACCAATGTAAGTGCACAACATTCTCCATTACCCCAAACATCAATTACATTCTTACGAAAACGACCTTGCCCTATACGGGACATGATCAAGCTTTGTTGTTCGGTTTTATCCACTGTCGAAATAAAGATATCGATTATGTCATTTGTTACACTAGACGCCGGTTTGGTGGAATATTGAGGATTGTGTTCGCCTACTGCATAGTAATTTTCACCGTCTTTTTCCAACACCATATTAGACAACTCTTCTACAAAGCTTTTCATTTTTGAGCGTCCGGTTCCCGAGCCTTGATCGAATTGAGTGTCTAAAATAATAGGGAAGGTTTTTAGTGAATACCCTTCATTTTCGACTAGTTGTATGTAATCTAAATTCTCGGTAAACGCATTTTGCTTTCGACCTTTTTCATTTTTTTCCCAAGCCATGGAGAATATTAGCGAGCGGTCTGGTTGGGTGTAGACATCCCAAGCTCCAAAGATAACCACTTTATCTTGATGATTTACAAAGCCCCAACCATATCTATCATTTTTACTAGTCGCCCCTTGTGATTCCATGAATGACTTTCTAGACATATTTACCCTTAAATTAACCTCGCTAGAAGAAAATATAGATTAGCACTTATTCATGCAAATACGTGTAAGTGTAAGCTCTAAACTTTGTGGAAGGCAAAGCACTGACCAGAATGGATCCGCATCGAACGGACCCTTAGGAAAAACCTTGTGCCAGATTTTTTAGATAGGCGAGATAATTAGTTGTACAGGCATGATTTCCGCCTATTGAACCGGTTTGATCGCAGTAGGTTAAGGTGTTGTCCGTGACATGAGCAAAGTTTAGCGAAAGCTCAGCATTGCCTACAGACGTGGGCGGTGAGATGGGAACTATATCAGCGGCATTTACAATTCTGAAACTACTATCAACGTAGTTTGCATATTGATTAACAAAAACATCGGGGGAGAACGAGTGCGATTCAAGCTCTATACCTGCGGCAACTAGTGGACCGGCTAAGTTCCACATATTTAACTGTCCTGAGGCATAGCACGAAGGATAGTTCACCCCAACATCCATCGCACAAATGACGGCCAGCCCAGCGCCTAAACTATGTCCGGTTATATAAAGGGGTAAGTTACTATCAAATGCAGCACAAACTTGTTGGATGGCTTGAGCGATTGCCCCCTCAGGTCGACTATATTCATATTTAAACCACAGATCATGCTTCGTTTTCACAGGTATTTGGCCATTGCTGCCGGCATTGTACAAATGATAAAAACCGCCATGAACCATGCCAAATCCTTTTAATGTTGCTTCATCATAATAATCGCCATTGTTATTGCCCACATGCCAAAATGCTGGAATTGCCTCGGCGTCATTGATCCACTCTTGATAGGTTCGAGTGCCACGTAATGCAATGATATTAAAACCCCCGTTTCCATCTAAAGAGGTGTAATTCATCGCAAAACCAATAGGTACAGTACGGTAATCACCTGCCATATTCGCAGTAGTCCCAGTCCCTATACTTTCAGACGTTGTGAAACCCTTACCTATTTGTGTAAAGGTGCCATCAATCCCCATGGTTTGGCTAATTAGTGATTCAGATAAGGCGGCATCGCCATGTGCATATTGAAGGTACGTAAGATTACATGCATTACCCAATATAAGGCCTGTTGCCGGCTCGAAACCATATGGGGCTGAAGATGAAACGGTATTACAAGGTTGAGTCAATTTATTGAAGCTGTTCATGACAAAGGAGCCTTTTTGTAATTAAATGATCCTGATTAGCACTTAGTTAACTACATTTGATTCAAGGGCTACTTCTCAATTAAGACGAAAATTCTTTGCTGAAAGATATCAGGATAGAGTTAAACCAAGTGCAAAAAAGTACCCAATCAGCTATGAAGTAAAGTACAAATTCAGCTAAATACAATCTAAATTTACTTGTCCTAACCTAATGACAGCCTATTAACAGAGCAAATCAATTTTTAAGCCCTTGAGTTAATTGGGGTAGGGGAGCGACATCATACCCTCATACTTTTGTTATTTTTGAATGATAAACAAATAACAAAAAAAGACTCAACCTACCTATATTTGGCTAGCTGACTTCACTGCGCCTAGGGTTCAGGCAGGACTTTTAAAGCTATCTTGACGGAAAATATGAGTGCAATAGTAAAAAAGGTAATTTGAGTAAAGCCGCCAAATTTAACCTATGAAGGTTTTACCCAACGGCCCCTATAACCCGCAATCCAAGTCATTATTGTGGATTTTATAGATGCCATAAAAATGACTTTATTTATTGGGTTCATAAAAAACATCACTATCCGGTTGATTTACATAAACAAAATCACTTATGGCATAAAGTCTGCTTATACATAAAGCATGTTTCATCAAAGAATTATTTATGTATAAACGGACTACCCATTGATTAATAACAACCAATTTTCACAATTTATATTGCTAACCGAATCATATACTCCGTCTCAGTCCAATGTTGCAACCATGGGGAATGCTGATGTGTTGGAGCTCCTCATTCCACAACTACTAAATACCAACCAATTTAAAAACAAGGCAATAACAGCTCTGCATCAGGTTGATCATTATATGTTGCAGGAAACTGAAGAAGTGTGCAGCCGCTTAACGCTGTTTTGCCAACAAGTGAATGCCGATGAAGGATGCGAGGTTAGGTTTAATCAATTTAATAGTGATCCGACGCTAAACAGCAATACATTAAAAGATCAGAAATTATTGCACCTTATTAGAGCTGATAAATGGTTGAAGGGCGCCTTTACATGGTTGCAGCCCAATTATATTGCCCTTGCACACTCTCTAGAGCTTCAAGCATTTTCTAAAACTTACCAACAATGTATTGAACAAGCTTTGGATACTTACCGTCACTTTGAACAACGTAATCAAGGTATTGACTTAACGTTTGTGTACAAAGATAACAAGATGAGCCTACTACTTGAATCGCCGGTAAGTAAGTACACTTTACTCTGCGTTGACAGCCATTCTTAAATGTCGAAAGGGGAAAACTGCACCCAGGCATCTATGCCAAATCTATAAAGTAATTGCAATGCTGAATGACATACCTGTGCAGGTTGATTAGCTGATTTATAAGTGTTTATCCAGCTTTGGGTAGAATCTGAATCAGTAGAAATAACTGCGAGTATGGGACTACCATGAATTACTTTCTTTCTATTGAAAGCACCATCAATTTTAACTAACACTGGAGATTCTCACGAGAACTCAGAATGTCGACACTGAAATATAAGGTTTTTTTTTTGCATCTCAGAATAGACATTAGGGAAAGCTCAAGAACAACTCAGAATGCAAGTAAATTGAGGTTAGACGGACATATAAGCGGAGATCTAAAAGGTATTGCACAAACAGTGTAGTGAGTACAATAAAGAATTATTACTGTCGTCTTAATGACTTCCGTCGTTGCTTATCATTTCGATGAACGATACCAATTAGCAGAAAGCGGATCTTCAGGGGGTGCTTCATCAGCGGCAAGTTTGAGCGATTAGGTGTCGTTAAATTTATTTTTTTAGTACCTTTAGTTCTATTTAAAACCGGACCTTGAGTCCGGTTGTTTTTACTTCAATACATTCTGTCTATCGGACTTGTCGTTCCAGAT
Above is a window of Aliiglaciecola sp. LCG003 DNA encoding:
- a CDS encoding dicarboxylate/amino acid:cation symporter; its protein translation is MNYRFASPLKNLADQFEKLISGRLWLKVMIALLLGVILGIILGPDIGLFSADNVKTITAWLALPGQVFLAIIQMIVVPLVVASIVRGLTANDNLASIKKNGLIALIFIVISTAVAAAVGIILALNIQPGQFVDATSLVDSSSAQLSGTVAQGFPAISEFPNKVSALIPKNPLASMASGEMLQVILFAAVLGAAMLSIPAKQSKPLFDLFGALQDVSLRIVSWAMLLAPLAVFGLITRLVASLGIDVLAGMAVYVMTVLLGLLTIAVLYFIVAKITLTQSFLVFFGNIRELLLLAFSTSSSAAVMPITLQVVEDKLHIKPEISRLLVPLGATINMTGTAMYQGVATVFLAQVFSVDLSLSSYIFVVTMAVAASIGSPATPGAGIIILSMVLEGVGIPAAGIALILGVDRILDMCRTSVNVLGDVVACTTVQYFTRNSQETPSENTSPLVKVDSSEPEGS
- a CDS encoding universal stress protein, translated to MININKILCMIEADNHSIAALQQSKKIASAHQADITFASVLKFSGSQKTFFQNQQEFNLKLKQVTDNKRIEIQKWLSENDCKENNPIEIHSGIGFVETVRSVIKNQYDLVIKCADDVDWLEQLFGSDDMHLLRKCPCPVLMLKPSQKETFKNILATVDINDEFDDLDEYRVQDNLNKKVLDYSAIFAASELSELHIGGAWEAYGEDFLRHGAFSHLSDDKVDFYTEQTRRECTENMDLLIANMKSTLGDDSVKYLQPKVHLVKGKPAKEIPQMAKKYAIDLVIMGTVARTGIPGFVIGNTAESILQQVKCSILAIKPDGFISPVEMN
- a CDS encoding transporter substrate-binding domain-containing protein is translated as MLSIIAKTIKIHVFTISAIIAVCISVDVFAADRTLYISSAFRAPYIEPPYDGLVWSRLKNIENGLDIQFKFVDVPAARSLVLANSAQIDGDVIRRYEIGEHYPDLIRVPQAVIEIEISVFSWDPDNIIHSFSDFNKMNEGIVATQIGRKFIEKNLSSIRNSMFVNDIEHIFSLLEKKRIDFVVLDRPTALAAMGSRFGDSLFEVSSKPLSKVKYYLYLHKKHADLVDLISAELERDYYIVDEMLSSAH
- a CDS encoding lipase family protein; the encoded protein is MNSFNKLTQPCNTVSSSAPYGFEPATGLILGNACNLTYLQYAHGDAALSESLISQTMGIDGTFTQIGKGFTTSESIGTGTTANMAGDYRTVPIGFAMNYTSLDGNGGFNIIALRGTRTYQEWINDAEAIPAFWHVGNNNGDYYDEATLKGFGMVHGGFYHLYNAGSNGQIPVKTKHDLWFKYEYSRPEGAIAQAIQQVCAAFDSNLPLYITGHSLGAGLAVICAMDVGVNYPSCYASGQLNMWNLAGPLVAAGIELESHSFSPDVFVNQYANYVDSSFRIVNAADIVPISPPTSVGNAELSLNFAHVTDNTLTYCDQTGSIGGNHACTTNYLAYLKNLAQGFS
- a CDS encoding HNH endonuclease signature motif containing protein, which translates into the protein MSRKSFMESQGATSKNDRYGWGFVNHQDKVVIFGAWDVYTQPDRSLIFSMAWEKNEKGRKQNAFTENLDYIQLVENEGYSLKTFPIILDTQFDQGSGTGRSKMKSFVEELSNMVLEKDGENYYAVGEHNPQYSTKPASSVTNDIIDIFISTVDKTEQQSLIMSRIGQGRFRKNVIDVWGNGECCALTLVDVREILIASHIVPWSVCDSNEQRLDGANGILLCAHIDRLFDSYKLTFVKHGHRYLTKLSPTLNQAILKGLAIETGVELCLDKMEPKFQNRFDDYLSHHNKIFEQKL